The following are from one region of the bacterium genome:
- a CDS encoding DUF4143 domain-containing protein, whose protein sequence is DKGKLMENLVFTELVKRGLKPNLELFYYKTRNDREVDFVVKKGHLVTELIQVCYESINSDVEQRETKALSEASGELNVKKLTVLTWDEKHTVEKDNMTIQFRPLWEWLLEKTEV, encoded by the coding sequence GGACAAAGGCAAACTGATGGAAAATCTGGTTTTTACCGAACTGGTAAAACGAGGCCTTAAGCCAAACTTGGAATTATTCTATTACAAAACTCGCAATGATCGCGAGGTGGATTTTGTCGTAAAAAAAGGACATCTGGTTACAGAACTGATACAGGTTTGCTATGAGTCCATAAATTCAGATGTCGAGCAAAGAGAAACAAAAGCTCTATCTGAAGCAAGTGGCGAATTGAACGTTAAAAAGTTAACCGTACTCACATGGGACGAAAAACACACGGTGGAAAAAGACAACATGACTATACAGTTTAGACCGCTTTGGGAATGGTTGCTTGAGAAAACCGAAGTTTAA
- a CDS encoding nucleotide pyrophosphohydrolase encodes MKNIRDLTKRIIAFRDARDWKQFHNPKDVALSLVLEAAEVMEHFQWKSKEEMEKYIVTNKADIGEELADVLYWVLLMSADLNIDILDALEKKIKKNEEKYPIDKSKGRHTKYTRL; translated from the coding sequence ATGAAAAATATAAGGGATTTAACAAAACGAATAATTGCTTTCCGAGATGCGCGAGACTGGAAGCAATTTCATAATCCAAAGGATGTTGCTCTCTCGCTAGTTCTTGAGGCCGCCGAAGTCATGGAGCATTTTCAGTGGAAAAGTAAGGAGGAGATGGAGAAATATATAGTAACGAATAAGGCAGATATCGGAGAAGAATTGGCTGATGTTTTATATTGGGTGCTTTTGATGAGTGCCGATCTAAATATTGATATTTTGGATGCTTTGGAAAAAAAGATAAAAAAGAATGAAGAAAAATATCCGATTGATAAATCCAAAGGAAGACATACGAAATATACAAGACTATGA